From one Sesamum indicum cultivar Zhongzhi No. 13 linkage group LG13, S_indicum_v1.0, whole genome shotgun sequence genomic stretch:
- the LOC105176344 gene encoding oleosin 16.4 kDa, whose translation MADRDRPLPHHIQVHHPQQQHRYEDSVKSLLPQNGPSTTQVLAVITLLPIGGSLLGLAGIILVGTLIGLALATPVFVIFSPILVPAVILFAAAVTGFLTSGAFGLTGLSSISWLLNSFRQATGPLDYTKRRLQEAAVAVGDTTKQAGETIKAKAQDEGREGGGGKT comes from the coding sequence ATGGCGGACCGCGACCGCCCACTCCCGCACCACATCCAAGTCCACCACCCTCAACAGCAACACCGCTATGAAGACAGCGTCAAATCTCTCCTCCCTCAAAACGGGCCCTCCACCACCCAAGTCCTTGCTGTAATCACCCTCCTCCCCATAGGCGGCTCGCTCCTCGGCCTCGCTGGGATCATACTCGTCGGAACACTAATCGGCCTCGCACTTGCCACCCCAGTTTTTGTGATCTTCAGCCCGATATTGGTGCCGGCGGTGATTCTATTCGCCGCCGCAGTCACCGGATTCTTGACTTCAGGTGCTTTTGGTCTCACCGGCCTTTCGTCGATATCATGGCTTTTGAATTCATTCCGGCAGGCGACAGGACCTTTGGACTACACAAAGCGGCGGTTGCAGGAGGCGGCGGTTGCAGTGGGGGATACGACGAAGCAAGCGGGTGAAACGATTAAGGCAAAAGCTCAGGACGAAGGAAGAGAAGGTGGTGGTGGAAAGACTTGA
- the LOC105176343 gene encoding protein ANTHESIS POMOTING FACTOR 1, producing MMALSELNDDIVRSMSVGAVFSDFGGKINSLDFHRTADLLVTASDDDSVRLYDIASAKLLKTTYHKKHGADRICFTHHPSSVICSSKHNLDAHGECLRYLSMYDNRCLRYFKGHKERVVSLCMSPVNDGFMSGSLDHSVRMWDLRVNACQGILHLRGRPTVAYDQQGLVFAVAMEGGAIKLFDSRSYDKGPFDTFLVGGDTAEVCDIKFSNDGKSMLLTTTNNHVYLLDAYNGEKRSGFSMDSSPNATIEATFTPDGQYVLSGSGDGNIHTWNISNEPNKVACMDSYIGVPSCLKWAPRRVMFAAAASSVLTFWIPNDAKPAPES from the exons ATGATGGCGCTTTCCGAACTCAACGACGACATCGTTCGCAGCATGTCAGTTGGAGCTGTCTTCTCTGATTTT GGTGGGAAAATTAATTCGCTTGATTTCCATCGAACGGCTGATCTTTTGGTAACAGCAAGTGATGATGATTCGGTGCGACTCTATGACATTGCTAGTGCTAA ATTGCTGAAGACCACGTATCATAAGAAACATGGGGCCGACAGGATATGTTTCACTCATCACCCAAGTTCGGTTATATGTTCTTCAAAGCACAATTTGGATGCCCATGGAG AGTGTTTGAGGTATCTATCTATGTATGACAATAGATGCCTTCGATACTTTAAGGGGCACAAAGAAAG GGTGGTGTCCCTGTGCATGTCTCCAGTGAATGACGGATTCATGTCTGGTTCTCTAGATCACAGTGTCAGGATGTGGGATCTTCGTGTAAACGCCTGTCAG GGGATCTTACATCTGCGAGGTAGGCCTACAGTTGCTTATGATCAACAAGGTCTGGTCTTTGCAGTGGCAATGGAAGGAGGTGcaatcaaattattcgattCTAGATCATATGACAAG GGTCCCTTTGACACTTTCCTAGTTGGCGGCGATACAGCTGAGGTCTGTGATATTAAGTTCAGCAATGATGGTAAATCAATGCTTTTGACAACAACAAACAACCATGTTTATCTACTTGATGCTTATAATGGAGAGAAG AGGAGTGGATTTAGTATGGATTCTTCCCCAAATGCAACCATAGAGGCAACTTTCACGCCGGATGGCCAATATGTGCTCTCTG GTTCAGGTGATGGAAACATACATACGTGGAACATCAGTAATGAGCCAAATAAG GTGGCGTGTATGGATAGTTACATCGGCGTACCGTCGTGCCTAAAATGGGCTCCTCGCCGAGTGATGTTTGCGGCTGCTGCCTCTTCAGTTCTAACCTTCTGGATTCCTAACGACGCCAAGCCTGCCCCTGAATCCTGA
- the LOC105176345 gene encoding protein enabled → MSSSTTSQLMDKQIMDLSSSQSIATVSSNTDFIDFMNRPPGKKDDIVPSYDFMPIRPAVGSSSPPPPTTRSSNFDFGDDDGPLRTWNSLDSKTNASPIRNYTSLDAGEPAKFILGKSHKPVNASLDVSLVSEIDRTMKKYADNLMHTLDGVSARLSQLETRSRNLENSMDDLKESIDNNQGSTDGKIRQLEDILREVQAGVQVIRDKQEVVEAQLHIAKLPIPKVEQEAEIQKNPHIGSAQPGALADPQFSTFSLTQPIPMLPPPNAPPPPQQNLQPQVQLPNQFPQNQVPSVPQQQPHFPPSGQTPENPSLRYQITTPQQQHLAPPSPEHQYKLPSQLQQPLFPGVNPTPPQPSLGHPPEEAPYTPPNYSPPVRPSSSYSPSAVPPLPSQQFYGPTPSVYEAPSGRPGPGYSGSFGPTSGHGEPYTYSSPPPHYGDGPPMKPIQLSSQSLGQSGGSGYPHLPTARILPQALPTASGSAGGSGNRVPIDDVVDKVTNMGFPRDQVRATVRKLTENGQSVDLNIVLDKLMNDGDGQAQRGWFGH, encoded by the exons ATGAGCAGCAGTACGACGTCGCAGTTAATGGACAAGCAGATCATGGATCTATCGAGTTCGCAGAGCATAGCTACTGTCAGCAGTAACACTGACTTCATCGACTTCATGAATCGTCCTCCGGGGAAGAAAGACGACATCGTCCCCAGCTACGATTTCATGCCGATTCGCCCAGCCGTTGGATCGTCGTCACCTCCGCCTCCGACTACGCGGTCGTCCAATTTTGACTTCGGTGACGACGATGGTCCGCTCAGGACGTGGAACTCTTTGGACTCCAAAACTAATGCCTCTCCTATTAGA aattacacTTCTCTTGATGCCGGTGAACCTGCCAAATTCATTCTGGGGAAGAGTCACAAACCCGTAAATGCATCTTTGGATGTGTCTTTGGTTTCTGAGATTGATAGGACAATGAAGAAGTATGCAGATAATCTGATGCATACCCTGGATGGTGTGAGTGCACGATTATCACAGTTGGAAACAAGGAGTCGTAACCTTGAAAATTCCATGGATGATCTGAAGGAGTCCATTGACAACAACCAGGGGAGCACTGATGGGAAAATTAGACAGTTGGAGGATATTCTTAGAGAG GTACAAGCTGGTGTACAGGTTATAAGGGATAAACAAGAAGTAGTTGAAGCTCAATTGCACATTGCTAAACTGCCAATTCCAAAGGTGGAACAAGAAGCTGAAATCCAGAAGAATCCACATATCGGTTCTGCCCAGCCTGGTGCATTGGCTGACCCGCAATTCTCTACATTTTCTCTTACACAACCAATCCCAATGCTCCCTCCACCTAATGCTCCACCACCTCCACAGCAGAACTTGCAGCCTCAGGTTCAGCTTCCTAACCAGTTCCCTCAGAACCAGGTTCCTTCTGTCCCTCAGCAACAGCCTCACTTCCCACCATCTGGTCAAACTCCAGAAAACCCAAGTCTGCGATACCAAATAACAACACCACAGCAGCAGCACCTGGCTCCACCTTCACCAGAGCACCAATACAAGTTACCATCCCAACTGCAGCAACCCTTATTCCCAGGTGTTAACCCTACTCCACCTCAGCCATCGTTAGGTCATCCTCCTGAAGAAGCACCATATACTCCTCCAAATTACTCACCACCTGTTCGCCCATCTTCCTCTTATTCCCCATCTGCTGTTCCTCCCCTTCCCTCTCAACAATTTTATGGACCTACACCAAGTGTCTATGAGGCTCCTTCTGGCAGACCTGGTCCAGGATATTCTGGTTCATTTGGTCCAACATCAGGTCATGGGGAGCCATACACTTATAGTAGCCCTCCACCGCACTATGGTGATGGCCCCCCCATGAAACCAATACAACTTTCTTCTCAGTCTTTGGGCCAGAGTGGTGGAAGTGGTTATCCACATCTTCCTACTGCTCGAATATTGCCTCAGGCACTCCCTACAGCCTCCGGCTCAGCTGGTGGTTCTGGAAATAGGGTTCCTATTGATGATGTGGTTGACAAGGTGACAAACATGGGATTTCCAAGAGATCAAGTGAGGGCAACGGTTCGAAAGTTAACGGAGAATGGACAGTCAGTTGATTTGAACATAGTACTAGACAAGTTGATGAATGATGGGGACGGCCAAGCTCAACGAGGTTGGTTTGGCCACTAA
- the LOC105176347 gene encoding uncharacterized protein LOC105176347: MRRRSNSHKFHHRWKRKLLAALLLGFCFATFVLMESEYSRIKMLSLISPPLIRKPKIAFLFIARNRIPLDMVWDAFFRGADEDRFSVYVHSRPGFLLTTTTTRSTYFLNRQINDSVQVDWGEASMIQAERILLQNALMDHLNERFLFLSDSCIPLYNFSYTYDYIMSAATSFVDSFADTKEGRYNPKMHPVIPVENWRKGSQWVVLTRKHAEIVVQDDTVYPMFEQHCKKKSLPEFWRDHPLPADGSKEHNCIPDEHYVQTLLAQKGLEGEITRRSLTHTSWDVSSSRDPERRGWHPVTYKLADATPKLIQSIKDIVNIYYETEYRREWCTSKGKPSRCFLFARKFTRPAALRVLNTSALGIFSEATSGGN; encoded by the exons ATGAGGCGAAGGTCGAATTCGCACAAGTTTCACCACAGATGGAAGAGGAAGCTGTTAGCGGCGCTTTTGCTGGGGTTTTGTTTCGCGACTTTTGTGTTAATGGAGTCGGAGTACAGCAGAATCAAAATGTTGTCGTTGATATCTCCGCCTTTGATTCGGAAGCCTAAAATTGCATTCCTCTTTATTGCGAGGAACCGGATTCCTCTTGACATGGTTTGGGATGCGTTTTTTCGG GGTGCTGATGAGGATAGATTTTCAGTTTACGTACATTCAAGACCAGGGTTCTTGCTGACCACAACAACAACAAGATCGACATACTTTCTAAATCGACAAATTAATGATAGCGTACAG GTAGATTGGGGAGAAGCTAGCATGATCCAGGCCGAGCGTATTTTGCTTCAAAATGCATTAATGGATCATCTTAATGAACGTTTCCTTTTCCTCTCAGACAG CTGCATACCTTTATACAATTTCAGCTATACGTATGACTATATAATGTCTGCCGCAACTAGCTTTGTTGACAG TTTTGCTGACACAAAAGAAGGCCGGTACAATCCAAAAATGCATCCAGTGATTCCTGTTGAAAACTGGAGGAAAGGATCTCAG TGGGTCGTTCTGACCAGAAAGCATGCCGAGATTGTAGTTCAAGATGACACTGTATACCCTATGTTCGAGCAGCATTGTAAG AAGAAGTCTTTACCTGAATTTTGGCGGGACCATCCCCTT CCTGCTGATGGATCTAAGGAACATAACTGTATACCAGATGAGCATTATGTTCAAACCTTGCTTGCT CAAAAAGGTCTTGAAGGAGAAATTACAAGGAGATCGCTGACACATACTTCCTGGGATGTTTCATCTTCCAGAGACCCTGAAAGGCGAGGATGGCATCCTGTGACCTACAAGCTGGCTGATGCTACTCCCAAGCTTATCCAATCTATCAAG GATATAGTTAACATCTATTATGAGACCGAATACAGACGGGAATGGTGCACTAGTAAGGGAAAACCCTCTCGATGCTTCCTTTTTGCGAGGAAATTTACACGGCCTGCTGCTTTACGCGTTCTTAATACA TCTGCTCTGGGAATTTTCAGCGAAGCAACAAGTGGAGGGAACTAA
- the LOC105176348 gene encoding pentatricopeptide repeat-containing protein At2g21090-like: MRNMFSTLFSISSRKSLKAFIRKSVTLLENYTNERLIRHGNALHCHLIKMGQSSQKYIAVKLLIMYLDSRKSFEIDQMLKEFKGFNLVVHNCLINANLQWGNVINACRLFDEMPERNEVSWTALVSGLLKHGYVDEAMFYFERNPFLNVFSWTATISGLLQNGLSFRAMELYKKMLRSGVLPNDITFTSIVKACIELGDLELGKGVIALIIKVGFEDDVCVSNSLVTFFLRLGEMDYARRTFDRMEEKDVVSWTTILDMYVEMGDLREARRIFDEMPERNEVTWSAMIARFSQSGNAEEAVRLFQEMVQERFKPNESCYSSVISALASLEALQAGRNIHAHVMKIGMGTNMFVGSSLVDLYCKCGNTKDGRLVFDLLPEKNVVCWNSMVSGYSLNGQLAEATKLFNCIPQKNNISWNSLIAGHLAVDNFDEAFEVFNEMILSGEQPNKSTFSSVLKACASLASLEKGKYAHAKAVKFGFHHDIFVGTALVDMYAKSGSIKSSKKIFNRMPTKNEVVWTAMIQGLAENGFAEESLHLFEEMERNSSVPPNELVLSSVLFACSHCGLVDKGLSYFNSMEKVYGIKPNERHYNSIVDILSRSGRLCEAEKFIRNMPCEAEANAWAALLSGCKTYGNETLAKRTAEKLSELAETKPGGYILLSNVYASGGRWVDVMSTRELMNQKGIKKSGGCSWIELRNRVHLFYSQDETHTQSTEIYWVLQLFNSEIQSLFT, encoded by the coding sequence ATGAGAAATATGTTCAGCACTCTCTTCTCCATAAGCTCGAGAAAAAGCCTCAAGGCGTTCATCAGAAAAAGCGTTACTCTGCTTGAGAATTACACAAACGAGAGGTTAATCCGTCATGGAAATGCCCTCCACTGCCATTTGATCAAAATGGGTCAATCATCCCAGAAATACATAGCCGTTAAATTACTCATTATGTATTTAGACTCGAGGAAATCGTTCGAAATTGACCAGATGTTGAAGGAGTTTAAAGGGTTCAATTTGGTTGTTCACAACTGTTTGATTAACGCAAATCTTCAGTGGGGGAATGTGATAAACGCGTGTCGgttgtttgatgaaatgcccGAAAGAAATGAGGTTTCTTGGACCGCGTTGGTTTCTGGTTTATTGAAACATGGATATGTAGATGAGGCAATGTTTTATTTCGAGAGAAACCCgtttttgaatgttttctcaTGGACGGCAACGATTAGTGGGCTTCTCCAAAACGGGCTAAGTTTTCGAGCAATGGAGCTGTATAAGAAGATGCTTCGTTCTGGGGTTTTGCCTAATGATATTACTTTTACGTCTATTGTTAAAGCCTGTATAGAGTTAGGTGATCTTGAATTAGGAAAAGGTGTTATCGCGTTGATTATTAAGGTTGGATTCGAGGATGATGTATGTGTTTCAAATTCTTTAGTTACATTCTTTTTGAGGTTGGGCGAAATGGACTATGCAAGGAGAACATTTGATAGGATGGAAGAAAAGGATGTGGTTTCTTGGACCACAATACTCGACATGTATGTTGAGATGGGCGACTTAAGGGAAGCTCGTAGGATTTTTGATGAGATGCCAGAAAGAAATGAAGTTACTTGGAGTGCAATGATAGCAAGGTTTAGTCAGAGTGGCAATGCAGAAGAGGCTGTAAGGCTGTTTCAAGAGATGGTTCAGGAGAGGTTTAAACCGAATGAATCGTGCTATTCTAGTGTAATTAGTGCACTGGCCAGTCTGGAGGCTCTGCAAGCTGGAAGGAATATTCATGCTCATGTTATGAAGATCGGTATGGGGACAAATATGTTTGTTGGTAGCTCACTTGTTGACTTGTATTGCAAATGTGGAAATACTAAAGATGGACGCTTGGTGTTTGACTTGCTTCCAGAGAAGAACGTCGTCTGTTGGAATTCGATGGTTTCTGGTTATAGTTTGAATGGCCAACTTGCAGAAGCTACAAAGCTGTTCAACTGTATACCTCAGAAGAATAACATATCCTGGAACTCATTGATCGCTGGTCACTTAGCTGTTGACAATTTTGATGAAGCATTTGAAGTGTTTAATGAGATGATTTTGTCTGGAGAACAGCCAAATAAATCCACTTTTTCAAGTGTTTTAAAAGCTTGTGCAAGCTTAGCCTCACTAGAAAAAGGTAAGTACGCGCATGCAAAAGCTGTAAAATTCGGCTTTCATCATGACATCTTTGTCGGGACTGCACTTGTTGATATGTACGCAAAATCTGGAAGTATCAAAAGCTCTAAAAAAATCTTTAACAGGATGCCCACAAAGAATGAGGTTGTATGGACTGCTATGATTCAAGGGCTAGCAGAAAACGGATTTGCGGAGGAATCACTGCACCTGTTTGAAGAAATGGAACGGAACTCATCTGTTCCACCAAATGAGCTGGTCCTTTCGTCGGTTTTATTTGCTTGCTCCCATTGTGGTTTAGTTGATAAAGGACTAAGCTACTTCAATTCAATGGAGAAGGTTTACGGTATCAAACCAAACGAGAGGCACTACAATAGTATTGTAGACATACTGTCTCGATCTGGACGTCTTTGTGAGGCTGAAAAGTTCATCAGAAATATGCCCTGCGAAGCTGAAGCAAATGCATGGGCAGCTCTGCTCAGCGGTTGTAAAACCTACGGCAACGAGACTTTAGCTAAGAGGACTGCAGAAAAGCTCTCAGAACTTGCAGAGACAAAGCCCGGAGGATACATTCTCCTGTCTAATGTATATGCATCAGGAGGGCGATGGGTTGATGTTATGAGTACAAGAGAATTGATGAACCAGAAAGGAATCAAGAAAAGTGGAGGTTGCAGTTGGATTGAGTTGAGAAATAGAGTGCATTTGTTCTACTCACAGGATGAAACTCATACTCAGTCCACAGAAATCTATTGGGTTTTGCAACTATTCAATTCTGAAATACAATCCCTATTTACTTGA